Proteins encoded by one window of Aphis gossypii isolate Hap1 chromosome X, ASM2018417v2, whole genome shotgun sequence:
- the LOC114131554 gene encoding uncharacterized protein LOC114131554 isoform X2, with protein sequence MVTVMSKCLSRKPFIVLLENRIRQIIYTMLVASCSLTIGMCLEWTWSTTNIEMYQTLRLKNLLFLGAITSAGPAAMVASLIGLKAVLIIGMLFTFCGSVIIMYSMSVLMVLYTGRILQGFGAGIVCVIVPNYAAEIADPKIRNF encoded by the exons atggtTACAGTTATGTCAAAATGTTTATCCAGAAAACcctttattgtgttattagaGAACAGAATaagacaaattatttatacaatgttgG tagctTCGTGTTCTTTAACAATTGGTATGTGTTTGGAATGGACATGGAGTACAACAAACATAGAAATGTACCAAAcgttaaggttaaaaaatctTCTTTTTCTTGGTGCAATTACCAGCGCTGGACCTGCGGCAATGGTAGCATCATTGATTGGTCTTAAAGCAGTACTTATCATCGGAATGCTTTTTACTTTCTGTGGAtccgtaataataatgtattcaatgAGTGTGTTAATGGTACTGTACACAGGACGAATTCTGCAAGGTTTTGGCGCTGGGATTGTGTGTGTTATTGTACCCAATTATGCAGCAGAAATTGCCGATCCAAAAATAAgaa ATTTTTGA